A stretch of DNA from Mucilaginibacter daejeonensis:
TCAAGGTTGAATAGATCCTCGCCGGTAATATTGTGGATCACCCACATGGATGCTGTCAATGGCGCCAGTGAAAAATAAGCGTACCATATACCGTTCGCTCCGCGCTTCACCTCTTCAACCATGTGCCCGTCAGGAGCGATCTTGTTGAAAAGGTCAGCCTTGATCATTTCTGTCGTCTTCTTAATATCGTCAATATCATTGATAAAGGTATCGCCCAGTACTGTGGCAAAACGTGCCCAGTCGCCCGAGTTATTATTACGGTAACGAATGCTGTGTGCGGCGTTGATGAAAACATTTTTGACCCAGGTGGTGAACGTGGCTTTATCAGCAGCTTTCCAACCTTTGTAAGGCTTCATCAACTCAGCTGCTATAAGCATGGCCGATCCTGAATAGCTCATCACCAACGAGCCATCCAGTTCTGAATACGCCTTGTTGATGTTGCCCCAATTGTTAAAAAAGTAAATGGCCTTATCGGCATATACTTTTTTTCCGGTGAACTGCCAGGCCAGGGCACAGCTGTAAGCGCTGAAGGCATCGGTTTGTAACGCGAGCGATCGCGACTGGTGCTCAGCTTTTTTTTGGTAGAAACCAGGCACATTGAAATCTGCTATGGCATGATGCTCTACCAATAAAGCGCTATCAGCCTTACGGAGCAGTTCCTTGTAGGCCGACACATAAGGTTCGCGTTTAGCTTTGATCTGCTGCTTTACATAGTCGAGCTGCGCTTTTGGGTGCATGCCCGATGGCTCATCAGCAGCAAAACCATGGATCGTGATAACGGATAAAAGGCAAACAAAGACCCATTTGAGTGGGCGGCAAAGCAAAGAATCTCTCATAATTGAAGTTGGGTTGATAGGTAAGCGCTGAACTTTGGGTCAGCAGCCTCTACTGGTTCTCAAAAGTAATTACCTTAGCTTTACTAATAAAATCGCCGGTCGTGTTTGCTCAATTTGCTTACCTCAATTGACGATTTTATGCCCCTCACATTTACATATCAGCTTATTTTACACCTTTGACAGCTCGCATGGCTGCAGCCTTCAATTTTGCTGCGAATGCTTCGCTCACACTTTGCGGCTTAAATTTAAGCTTGTTCACCGGCTCCTTGAACAAGACGGCATACCACGCCAAACCTCCCAGATATTTGCCGGCATCATTTGAATGATGCGAGTCAAAGTTCAGCTTGTTGTTGCTCCAGCTGTACCCTGCGTTAAGTGAGTTGTGTTCGTTAGGCAGTGCTGGATAAGCGGCCGTCTTGGGATCAAAAGTATCGTCTTTTTTAAAGGCAGTAGATGGGTCACTGCTGATCAGCCAGAACGCATCGCCGTTTGGAATGATACCAATACCAAGTTCTTTGGCTATCTCGTGATATGCAGCACGTGATCGGTCATACATCTCTTTCTCGGTTTGAGCCAGCTTACCGTTCGCTACCTCACCGAATGACCCCGAGTCGGAGCGGTAAGCCCATGTTTGATGCATCAGTACACGCGCCTTGGGTTGATACTGCCTGATCAGGTCATACAGCTGACGGGCGTAAGGCCGGTAAGTATCTATATTGCCCGACAACATCGAATATTGCTGCATGGTGATCACATCCCATTTGCCGTCGGCTAAAAGCTCACGCAATGACCTGTTCCCTAGATAAGGCTTGCCTTTAGGGTTATCGGGCTCCGTACGGTTCAATTCCGCCAGTTGCCAGTGCCTTTGTAGCGGACAACCTGGAAGCTCGGCATGGCCGAACTCTATGGCATGTCCCCCATCTTTTGCCAGCTGTGGTAGATAAGTGGACGCATTTTGCGAAAAACTATTACCGATAAGCAGTACCCGCAGTACCTTTTGGGTGGTATCGCCATGTGCATATACATTGGCCCCGAAAGCTATGGTCATCAATACTATGGCTAATGACCATTTTAAAAACCTCTTCATATTCTCTGTTATGTTTATTTTTATGGTTGACCTCATTTTTTGCGTAACTCTTGCTCTTGTTTTTCCTGGTAAAAGCTACGCATCACATACCAAGCTTTCTTTTTAAAACCTTTATCTGATAGCAGCCCTTTCCGGTTCCAGCCTTCCTGATATTGCGCATGCATACGGAAAGGCGTCCTAAAATCGGCCAGTATCCACGGACAAGTACCTCTTAGGAATGGTATCTTCCTGAACATTTCGATATTGTAACGATACAGTTGTTCCTGATGTTCTTCCGTCCATAAGCTGGCGGTATCT
This window harbors:
- a CDS encoding alginate lyase family protein, coding for MRDSLLCRPLKWVFVCLLSVITIHGFAADEPSGMHPKAQLDYVKQQIKAKREPYVSAYKELLRKADSALLVEHHAIADFNVPGFYQKKAEHQSRSLALQTDAFSAYSCALAWQFTGKKVYADKAIYFFNNWGNINKAYSELDGSLVMSYSGSAMLIAAELMKPYKGWKAADKATFTTWVKNVFINAAHSIRYRNNNSGDWARFATVLGDTFINDIDDIKKTTEMIKADLFNKIAPDGHMVEEVKRGANGIWYAYFSLAPLTASMWVIHNITGEDLFNLEKDGASIKKAMDYLFYYNQHPEEWPWFKDPNIGKSTNPAVDFWPANLLEAMHFIYPDSRYDAYVAPHRPIVYARHDYAWTFPTLLPVKLDGYK
- a CDS encoding DUF4886 domain-containing protein, which encodes MKRFLKWSLAIVLMTIAFGANVYAHGDTTQKVLRVLLIGNSFSQNASTYLPQLAKDGGHAIEFGHAELPGCPLQRHWQLAELNRTEPDNPKGKPYLGNRSLRELLADGKWDVITMQQYSMLSGNIDTYRPYARQLYDLIRQYQPKARVLMHQTWAYRSDSGSFGEVANGKLAQTEKEMYDRSRAAYHEIAKELGIGIIPNGDAFWLISSDPSTAFKKDDTFDPKTAAYPALPNEHNSLNAGYSWSNNKLNFDSHHSNDAGKYLGGLAWYAVLFKEPVNKLKFKPQSVSEAFAAKLKAAAMRAVKGVK